One genomic region from Candidatus Methylomirabilota bacterium encodes:
- a CDS encoding ATP-binding cassette domain-containing protein yields MPPIPTVDSSPEGASTAVPRDTLLSVRNLKTYFPQDEGTVKAVDGVSFDLYPGGTLGIVGESGCGKSVTARS; encoded by the coding sequence ATGCCGCCGATCCCTACGGTCGATAGCTCACCAGAGGGAGCCTCGACGGCCGTGCCGCGGGATACGCTGCTGTCCGTTCGGAATCTGAAGACTTACTTCCCTCAGGATGAGGGTACGGTCAAGGCGGTGGATGGCGTCAGCTTCGACCTGTACCCAGGGGGGACCTTGGGCATCGTCGGCGAGAGCGGCTGCGGCAAGAGCGTGACGGCCAGATC